In Desulfotomaculum sp., the following proteins share a genomic window:
- a CDS encoding flagellar type III secretion system protein FliR codes for MDFTGMTFFLLIFIRTFSFLIASPFLAMPNIPVLAKLGFGFCLSIIVYLTFPSVHQEISGGLPGFALALTREAGLGLLLGILVNMIFSSIRNAGQYMDFQMGFSMANTVDPLSGVQVTIMGQFMNLLGLVFFLSIDGHHRLINALVQSYRLFPIMAGSFSFPSRAGFVAAKAAGVMCLLAVQISIPLLAVLIIIDLSLGLVAKAVPQVNVFLLGFPIKIIAGLFVLIILLPLLATPLANVFLLMEENINRLLGG; via the coding sequence ATGGACTTCACAGGCATGACATTCTTTTTACTTATTTTTATCAGAACATTTTCATTCCTGATAGCCTCACCTTTCCTTGCCATGCCAAATATTCCTGTTCTGGCAAAGTTAGGATTTGGCTTTTGCCTGTCAATAATTGTTTATCTTACTTTTCCCAGTGTGCATCAGGAAATATCCGGGGGTCTTCCGGGCTTTGCACTTGCGCTGACCAGGGAGGCAGGATTAGGTTTGCTGCTGGGAATCCTGGTTAATATGATCTTTAGCAGCATCCGGAATGCCGGGCAGTATATGGATTTCCAGATGGGCTTTAGCATGGCTAATACGGTTGACCCCCTGTCAGGTGTACAGGTGACAATTATGGGGCAGTTTATGAATCTTTTAGGATTGGTTTTCTTTCTGAGTATAGATGGGCACCACCGCTTGATTAACGCTCTTGTGCAAAGCTACAGGCTTTTTCCAATAATGGCTGGGAGTTTTAGTTTTCCCAGCAGAGCAGGATTTGTTGCAGCTAAAGCAGCCGGGGTAATGTGCCTTCTTGCGGTGCAGATCAGTATTCCCCTTCTGGCTGTATTGATCATTATTGATTTATCTCTCGGTCTGGTAGCCAAGGCCGTTCCCCAGGTCAATGTTTTTTTGCTGGGTTTCCCCATTAAAATAATTGCTGGCCTTTTTGTCCTGATCATTTTGTTGCCTCTTCTGGCAACTCCTTTGGCCAACGTATTTTTGTTAATGGAAGAAAATATTAATCGTTTATTGGGTGGATAA
- a CDS encoding MinD/ParA family protein, translating to MPDDQAASLRILAKEKNLGKQKLGFPESGGGPVVIAVTSGKGGVGKTSVVVNLGLLLAKQGVRTVLLDADLGLANVEVLVGIVPPYSIYDVLYGDKTFQDILINGPFDLKIISGGSGLQELANIEQSQRERLVNGLAFFQDKTEVLLIDTGAGISRNVLGFVAAAGEVIVVVTPEPTSLTDAYSLIKVLAKFKVHEKVFFIVNQASNEQEAILTAERIILVTNKFLNNVKLKYLGFILKEDIVVESVKNQNPFVIMHPNSQATKSLTQIAVKLNNLIGRKDYSTDLKNSIGMKTFIQKLLKLYK from the coding sequence ATGCCGGATGATCAGGCTGCTTCACTGAGAATACTGGCTAAAGAAAAAAATCTTGGCAAACAAAAATTAGGCTTTCCGGAGTCTGGCGGAGGTCCTGTTGTTATTGCTGTTACAAGCGGCAAGGGTGGGGTCGGTAAAACGAGTGTAGTGGTTAACCTGGGTCTTCTTTTGGCAAAGCAGGGGGTCCGGACGGTACTTTTAGATGCGGACTTGGGCTTGGCTAATGTTGAAGTACTGGTCGGAATTGTTCCGCCCTATTCTATTTATGATGTACTATACGGCGATAAAACCTTTCAGGACATCTTGATCAATGGGCCTTTTGATTTAAAAATTATCTCCGGTGGTTCAGGTTTGCAGGAACTTGCCAATATAGAGCAGTCGCAGCGTGAAAGGTTAGTCAACGGTTTGGCTTTTTTTCAGGATAAAACAGAAGTTTTGTTAATTGATACAGGGGCAGGTATTTCACGTAACGTGCTGGGATTTGTTGCAGCTGCCGGGGAAGTAATTGTGGTTGTTACACCGGAACCTACATCATTAACTGACGCTTATAGTCTGATTAAGGTTCTGGCAAAATTCAAGGTACATGAAAAGGTATTTTTCATTGTAAATCAGGCCTCAAACGAACAGGAAGCTATTTTAACTGCGGAAAGGATTATCCTGGTTACAAACAAGTTTTTGAATAATGTGAAGTTGAAATATTTGGGTTTTATTTTGAAAGAGGATATTGTTGTTGAGTCTGTTAAAAACCAGAATCCCTTTGTCATAATGCATCCAAACAGCCAGGCAACAAAAAGTCTTACTCAGATAGCTGTGAAACTAAATAATTTGATTGGGAGAAAGGACTACTCTACAGACTTAAAAAACTCTATAGGCATGAAAACATTTATACAAAAGCTGCTTAAACTTTATAAATGA
- a CDS encoding flagellar protein, with amino-acid sequence MQSVSFQSVLYDKIQQDRVKISAHAQKRMEQRNIYLNESDWSKIGNAVNRAQAKGVRDSLLLYNDLALVTSITNRTIVTALDKDAMVNHVFTNIDGAVIIK; translated from the coding sequence ATGCAATCTGTTTCATTCCAATCTGTTTTGTACGATAAAATTCAGCAAGACAGAGTAAAAATTTCAGCACACGCTCAAAAACGTATGGAACAGAGGAATATTTATCTTAATGAGTCAGACTGGTCTAAAATAGGCAATGCTGTAAACCGGGCTCAAGCAAAGGGGGTGCGCGATTCACTGCTGCTATACAATGATCTGGCTCTTGTGACCAGTATAACAAACCGTACCATTGTTACTGCCTTAGACAAAGACGCAATGGTCAACCATGTTTTCACCAATATCGACGGAGCGGTTATTATTAAATAG
- the fliQ gene encoding flagellar biosynthetic protein FliQ, giving the protein MTDAYVLGVSRHAIWLILLITLPILGVGLAVGLAVSIFQAATQIQEQTLTFVPKLIVTFLAIVALMPWIMHLLTTYTIELYSQWPLLLQ; this is encoded by the coding sequence ATGACTGACGCTTACGTTTTAGGAGTTTCCCGCCACGCTATCTGGTTAATATTGCTGATTACTTTACCCATCCTGGGAGTGGGCTTAGCGGTTGGTCTGGCGGTAAGTATTTTCCAGGCGGCAACGCAGATTCAAGAGCAAACATTAACATTCGTACCAAAACTTATTGTTACCTTTTTAGCAATTGTTGCTTTAATGCCCTGGATTATGCACTTGCTGACCACATATACAATAGAACTATACAGCCAGTGGCCGTTGCTGCTGCAATAG
- a CDS encoding flagellar biosynthesis protein FlhF, with amino-acid sequence MKVKKYFAEDMRQAISEIRRDMGSEAIIISQRRVRGKGVLGFFIQRLEVTAALEEDNKTNFSYELERELQQGRSESKQEFLNRLRFERDDDPVDTNENGIPESEYSVSPALADLSLYEKADPSLPIQEELKEMRSLIEQMVSVQENGRSIRNEYLELWIHKLHTHGLGKASIDMLLQIIPESSWEDEKKVESLLIDHLAGNLKPLYNGIHHGQVLSFIGPTGVGKTTTLAKLAAQLTLNQRKKVAILTIDTYRIGAVEQLQTYAEIIGVPLQVVMSPGEFKNALLKNEDRDYILVDSAGQPFSKDDQAQELQAFLREVDKPHDVFLVLSSNTKSTDLLQAAEYFMPCGYNKLIFTKADETLSQGSILDVINKVKLPVIYITNGQNVPDDIMEVEHHSLASFILDGVD; translated from the coding sequence ATGAAAGTTAAAAAGTACTTTGCAGAAGATATGCGGCAGGCAATCTCAGAAATAAGAAGGGACATGGGTTCAGAGGCGATCATCATCAGCCAGCGCAGAGTGCGGGGTAAAGGCGTTTTAGGATTTTTTATCCAACGGCTGGAGGTAACCGCTGCTCTCGAAGAAGATAATAAAACTAATTTTAGCTATGAATTAGAACGGGAGCTGCAGCAAGGCCGGTCTGAATCCAAACAGGAGTTTCTGAACCGGCTGAGGTTTGAGAGAGATGATGATCCTGTGGATACAAATGAAAATGGCATTCCAGAATCAGAGTATAGTGTTAGTCCGGCTTTAGCAGATCTGTCTTTGTATGAAAAGGCGGATCCAAGCTTGCCGATACAAGAGGAATTAAAGGAAATGAGAAGTTTGATTGAGCAAATGGTTTCTGTTCAGGAGAATGGTAGAAGCATCCGTAATGAGTATTTGGAATTATGGATACATAAGTTGCACACACACGGCCTTGGAAAAGCTTCCATAGACATGCTTCTTCAGATTATTCCTGAAAGTTCCTGGGAAGATGAGAAAAAAGTCGAAAGTCTCTTAATCGATCACTTGGCTGGTAATCTGAAACCTTTATATAATGGGATTCACCACGGTCAGGTTTTGAGTTTTATTGGCCCTACAGGGGTTGGCAAAACAACTACCCTGGCCAAGTTAGCTGCGCAGCTGACCTTAAATCAAAGAAAAAAGGTGGCTATTTTAACCATTGATACATATCGAATTGGGGCGGTCGAACAACTTCAAACATATGCTGAAATAATTGGTGTTCCACTTCAGGTGGTTATGTCTCCTGGCGAGTTTAAAAATGCATTGCTGAAAAATGAGGACAGAGACTATATTCTTGTTGATTCTGCGGGCCAGCCTTTCTCGAAGGATGATCAGGCTCAGGAGTTGCAGGCATTCTTACGGGAAGTGGACAAGCCCCATGATGTTTTTTTAGTTCTGAGCAGCAATACAAAAAGCACTGATCTGCTGCAGGCAGCAGAATATTTTATGCCCTGCGGATATAACAAGCTGATTTTTACTAAAGCTGACGAGACGCTTTCGCAAGGTTCGATACTTGATGTTATAAATAAAGTTAAACTGCCGGTTATTTATATAACTAACGGACAAAACGTACCTGATGATATTATGGAAGTTGAGCACCATAGTTTAGCTTCTTTTATACTGGACGGGGTTGATTGA
- the flhB gene encoding flagellar biosynthesis protein FlhB — protein MSDTHDKTEKATPRKLQESRQSGQVAKSSDLNAALILLFMASFIWLTRGLFLNNMSGFLAGFFEHVLSTQGAGTDFIQFFVRTLLRTSFILLPYLAVPLIIAIGANLLQVGFLFSPGVLLPKAERLNPFNGFKKVFSMRGFFELAKTLLKISIIGFVIYRLVRNQLPDLIELFRCGTRETVMTIASFGTLILLYGGIIYFILAIIDYIYQRYQHDKNLRMSKYEIKEEMRQTEGDPLIKSQIRRRQRQIAFNLIKQEVPKATVVITNPTHFAVALLYKDKEMDVPEITAKGAGEIALQIKKLARENNVPLVENKELAKFLYYKVEIGEKIPVALYQVVAEIIAHVYRLKGRTA, from the coding sequence ATGTCTGACACACATGATAAAACTGAAAAAGCGACACCTCGTAAACTGCAGGAATCAAGGCAGTCAGGCCAGGTAGCCAAAAGCTCCGATTTGAACGCTGCTTTAATCCTTCTTTTTATGGCTTCTTTTATTTGGTTGACGAGGGGCTTGTTTTTAAATAATATGTCAGGTTTTTTAGCTGGCTTTTTTGAGCATGTACTCAGTACACAGGGCGCCGGGACTGATTTTATACAGTTTTTCGTGCGCACATTACTGCGGACTTCTTTTATTTTACTGCCTTATTTGGCTGTTCCTTTGATAATTGCTATCGGAGCCAACTTGTTACAGGTGGGTTTTCTTTTTTCGCCAGGCGTTCTGTTGCCTAAAGCAGAGCGGCTGAACCCCTTTAATGGGTTCAAAAAAGTATTCTCTATGAGGGGATTTTTCGAATTAGCCAAGACGTTGCTGAAAATATCTATAATAGGCTTTGTAATCTACCGGTTGGTAAGAAACCAACTGCCTGATTTGATTGAACTTTTTCGTTGCGGAACCCGTGAGACTGTAATGACAATAGCCAGTTTTGGGACATTAATTTTGTTGTATGGAGGAATAATTTATTTTATCCTTGCAATCATTGATTATATTTACCAGCGATACCAGCACGATAAAAATTTGCGCATGTCCAAGTATGAAATTAAAGAAGAAATGCGCCAAACAGAAGGAGATCCTTTAATAAAATCCCAAATCAGGCGCAGGCAGAGACAAATTGCCTTTAACCTGATTAAACAGGAAGTACCGAAAGCCACGGTAGTAATTACTAACCCGACACATTTTGCGGTTGCCCTGCTTTATAAAGACAAAGAAATGGATGTTCCGGAAATCACTGCTAAAGGCGCTGGTGAAATTGCCTTGCAGATTAAGAAATTAGCCAGGGAAAATAATGTTCCTCTGGTTGAAAACAAAGAGTTGGCGAAGTTTCTTTACTATAAAGTGGAGATTGGAGAAAAAATCCCTGTAGCTTTGTATCAAGTAGTGGCTGAAATAATAGCTCATGTCTACCGTTTAAAGGGTAGGACGGCTTAG
- the fliJ gene encoding flagellar export protein FliJ has translation MSNFVFTLEKVLNYRMSVEKAARQAVTEAQERYDLNKRILDEMYKSYEGGLVQDDAGVEISWVIRQNNYRLYLAKCIERQQELLSGIQDEIHERRDKLIRAWRERSVLEKVREKSFSRHQLEEKNKEKFQNDETGQSTFVYHKRGQLL, from the coding sequence ATGTCCAATTTTGTTTTCACGCTGGAAAAAGTCTTGAACTACCGCATGAGTGTGGAAAAGGCTGCCAGGCAGGCTGTGACTGAAGCACAGGAAAGGTATGATTTGAATAAAAGAATACTGGATGAAATGTACAAAAGCTATGAAGGGGGTCTGGTACAGGACGATGCAGGTGTTGAGATTTCATGGGTTATCCGTCAAAATAACTACCGCCTTTATTTAGCCAAGTGCATAGAGAGGCAGCAAGAACTATTATCCGGAATTCAAGATGAAATTCATGAAAGACGTGATAAATTGATACGTGCGTGGCGGGAAAGGTCCGTCCTCGAAAAGGTTAGAGAAAAGTCATTTAGCAGACACCAGCTTGAGGAAAAGAATAAAGAAAAATTTCAAAATGATGAAACCGGACAGAGCACTTTCGTTTATCACAAAAGAGGTCAATTATTATGA
- the fliP gene encoding flagellar biosynthetic protein FliP: MDTVKLLVLLTMLSLLPAILVMMTSFTRIIVVLSILRSALGTMQIPSNQIIIGLALFLTIFVMSPVYNEIDRQAIKPYLANTISQEQAMNAAQAPLRSFMLKQTREKDLALFVSLSKINRPSNPQKAPMQVVIPSFIISELKTAFQIGFLIYLPFLIIDLVVASILMSMGMFMLPPIMISLPFKLLLFVLIDGWYLVVKSLMETFH, translated from the coding sequence ATGGATACTGTAAAACTTCTTGTTTTACTGACCATGCTTTCCCTTTTACCGGCAATATTAGTCATGATGACCTCTTTTACACGGATTATTGTAGTCTTGTCAATTTTAAGGAGCGCCCTGGGAACGATGCAAATTCCCTCAAACCAGATCATAATAGGGTTGGCGTTATTCCTGACAATATTTGTTATGTCACCTGTTTATAACGAAATTGATCGCCAGGCTATAAAACCTTATTTAGCCAATACAATCAGTCAAGAACAGGCCATGAATGCCGCCCAGGCGCCTTTACGCTCTTTTATGCTCAAACAAACAAGGGAAAAGGATCTTGCCCTGTTTGTAAGTCTTTCAAAAATCAACAGGCCAAGCAATCCGCAAAAGGCGCCAATGCAGGTAGTTATTCCTTCGTTTATTATAAGTGAACTGAAAACCGCTTTTCAAATAGGTTTCTTGATTTATCTTCCTTTTCTGATTATCGATCTGGTGGTGGCCAGCATTCTTATGTCAATGGGAATGTTCATGCTTCCGCCGATTATGATTTCGCTGCCTTTTAAGTTGCTGCTGTTTGTACTAATTGATGGTTGGTACCTGGTCGTCAAATCTCTGATGGAAACCTTTCATTAA
- a CDS encoding flagellar motor switch protein FliN — protein MNEEEIRDFLKGLKEDSITVKKIKFPELKHSTNASRIKVSLKHLFDVRITITAQLGQTTMKGSEILSFKKGKLIILNKIVGEQIDLYINNQKFAKGEVLVIGEIFAIRVSSIYPDPNKDSEEL, from the coding sequence ATGAATGAAGAAGAAATTAGAGATTTTTTAAAAGGTTTAAAAGAGGATAGTATCACTGTTAAGAAAATTAAATTTCCCGAACTCAAACACTCCACTAACGCATCCAGGATTAAGGTCAGCCTGAAGCATTTGTTTGATGTCAGGATAACGATTACTGCTCAACTTGGTCAGACAACCATGAAAGGTTCAGAAATTCTGTCTTTTAAGAAAGGCAAGTTGATTATTTTAAACAAGATTGTTGGAGAACAAATAGATCTTTATATTAACAACCAGAAATTTGCCAAGGGTGAAGTCCTTGTTATTGGAGAAATTTTTGCAATAAGAGTCAGTTCAATATACCCGGATCCAAACAAAGATTCCGAGGAGCTGTAA
- the flhA gene encoding flagellar biosynthesis protein FlhA — protein sequence MPQDFSTTVRNNLSVRKNGDLIVAGAVIFIILLIIIPLSPFFLDILLSFSLTLAMVIVLITMFTLEPLQFSIFPTLLLITTLYRLALNISSTRLILNRAEAGSVIDTFGHFVIGGNYVVGIIVFIIITVIQFVVITSGTTRVAEVAARFTLDAMPGKQMGIDAEFNAGLISEEEARRRRKHIQQEADFYGAMDGASKFVRGDAIAGIIIILVNLIGGLLIGVLQMGLPINEAVKKFTLLSIGDGLVAQIPALLISTAAGIIVTRTSQESTLGHEASRQFLNFPRALYLVAAILFVLALVPTMPHLLFLILSGGFAFLSYNITSQQKSMSAKDEQEKILKTKEDQKQPENVAGYFMVDPLEIEIGYNLIPLTDESRGGDLLARLAAVRRQCATELGIYVRPIRIRDNLQLEPDTYTFILKGVLAGKGELKPGYQLALVSAEDNSPVNGLPTQEPTFGLPAYWIDSTEKSRLVAQGVTVVDCAAVLVTHLTEFIKRHAHELLSRQDVKDLCDAIKVKNPAVIEELAPNVLSLGEIQKILQNLLKENIPIRTLTSILEAIADGARSSRNVDFLTDYVRSTMGLTICKLYMKDDDKLTVITLHPMVEQKIINSLHESQTDVYPVLEPKTVQMLLENVKKSIEKANLIGIKPVILCSGRVRLPFRRLVERYWPSLAVISLNEIAAEIKVESIGTVNLNES from the coding sequence ATGCCGCAGGACTTTTCGACAACAGTAAGAAATAACCTGAGTGTAAGAAAAAATGGGGATCTAATCGTAGCAGGAGCGGTAATCTTTATTATCCTTTTGATTATTATTCCCTTATCGCCTTTTTTCCTTGATATTTTACTTTCTTTTAGCCTGACACTGGCAATGGTCATTGTCCTGATAACCATGTTTACATTAGAACCATTGCAGTTTTCTATTTTTCCAACTCTGCTTTTGATTACTACGCTTTACCGGCTTGCTTTAAATATATCCTCAACGAGACTAATCTTAAACCGGGCTGAAGCCGGAAGTGTAATAGATACTTTCGGACACTTTGTAATCGGAGGAAATTACGTAGTCGGTATTATTGTGTTCATAATTATAACGGTAATTCAGTTTGTAGTTATAACAAGCGGGACTACGAGGGTTGCTGAAGTAGCGGCACGCTTTACTTTGGATGCGATGCCGGGTAAACAAATGGGGATTGACGCCGAATTCAACGCCGGATTGATCAGTGAAGAGGAGGCCAGAAGGCGTAGAAAACATATTCAGCAGGAAGCAGATTTTTATGGAGCCATGGACGGCGCAAGCAAATTTGTCAGGGGAGATGCAATAGCCGGTATAATTATTATCCTTGTGAATTTGATAGGAGGACTGCTTATCGGAGTGCTTCAGATGGGCCTTCCGATTAATGAGGCAGTAAAAAAATTTACTTTACTTTCAATAGGGGACGGATTGGTGGCACAAATACCTGCGCTGTTAATCTCAACTGCCGCCGGCATCATCGTTACACGTACGAGTCAAGAATCGACACTCGGACATGAAGCTTCCAGACAATTTCTAAATTTCCCGCGGGCTTTATATCTGGTTGCCGCAATCTTATTTGTTTTAGCTTTAGTTCCTACCATGCCTCATCTATTATTTTTAATTTTGAGCGGCGGTTTTGCTTTTCTTTCCTATAATATAACCAGCCAGCAAAAAAGCATGTCGGCAAAAGATGAACAGGAAAAGATCCTAAAAACAAAGGAAGATCAAAAACAACCTGAAAATGTTGCCGGTTATTTTATGGTTGACCCACTGGAAATCGAAATTGGTTACAATTTGATTCCTTTAACCGATGAATCCAGAGGGGGAGATTTATTGGCCAGACTCGCTGCCGTACGGCGCCAGTGCGCTACCGAATTGGGCATTTATGTGCGGCCAATTCGTATCCGGGACAATTTGCAGCTTGAGCCGGATACTTATACTTTCATTCTTAAAGGAGTACTGGCCGGAAAGGGTGAACTTAAACCCGGATACCAACTTGCTTTAGTATCTGCGGAGGATAATAGCCCGGTTAACGGTTTGCCTACCCAGGAACCAACTTTTGGGTTGCCGGCTTATTGGATAGACTCTACAGAAAAATCCCGTCTTGTTGCCCAGGGCGTTACGGTGGTCGATTGCGCTGCTGTACTGGTTACTCATTTGACCGAATTCATCAAGAGACATGCGCATGAACTGCTCAGCAGGCAGGATGTAAAGGATTTGTGTGACGCAATCAAGGTCAAAAATCCTGCGGTAATAGAAGAACTGGCGCCCAATGTTTTAAGCTTAGGAGAGATTCAAAAAATTTTGCAAAACCTTCTTAAAGAAAATATACCCATTCGTACACTGACTTCGATCTTGGAAGCAATAGCCGATGGTGCAAGATCCTCAAGAAACGTGGACTTTTTAACAGATTATGTAAGATCTACAATGGGGTTAACGATCTGCAAACTTTATATGAAGGATGATGATAAGTTAACGGTTATTACACTTCATCCGATGGTTGAGCAAAAAATAATCAATTCTCTTCATGAAAGCCAGACGGATGTTTACCCCGTACTGGAGCCAAAAACGGTTCAAATGCTTCTGGAAAATGTAAAGAAGTCTATTGAAAAGGCTAATCTTATAGGTATAAAACCGGTAATATTATGCTCCGGGAGAGTGCGTCTGCCGTTTAGAAGACTGGTTGAGCGTTATTGGCCAAGTCTTGCTGTGATTTCATTAAATGAGATTGCGGCGGAAATAAAAGTCGAATCTATTGGAACGGTGAATTTAAATGAAAGTTAA
- the flgG gene encoding flagellar basal body rod protein FlgG (makes up the distal portion of the flagellar basal body rod), with the protein MIRSLYSGVSGMRNQQISMDVIGNNISNASTYGFKASRACFKDLFSQQLKYATGTDTPPYIYPSQVGTGVTIGSVQNLFSQGGMQVTSRVLDLAIEGNGFFMLKDPTTSIITYTRDGNFTLDKEGYLTSMDGSRVLDSSGAEIPALDIASGQQIISIGTDGSIGVLNSDGTTDTLGVVGIANIINPESLEKCGNNSYIPTITTGDFADFSTPINPGAPGSEGGQGLIQSGYLEMSNVDLTNEFANLITTQRGYQADARVITTSDEMLQTIIDLKR; encoded by the coding sequence TTGATTAGGTCACTTTATTCAGGTGTTTCAGGTATGCGCAACCAACAGATCAGTATGGATGTAATCGGAAACAATATAAGCAATGCAAGTACATACGGTTTCAAGGCGTCAAGAGCGTGTTTCAAGGATCTTTTCAGCCAGCAGTTAAAGTATGCTACCGGAACCGACACACCGCCTTATATATATCCTTCACAAGTTGGAACAGGGGTAACGATAGGAAGTGTTCAGAATTTATTTAGTCAGGGCGGGATGCAGGTAACAAGCAGGGTTCTTGACTTGGCAATTGAAGGAAATGGATTCTTTATGCTCAAAGATCCGACAACGAGTATTATTACTTACACCCGTGACGGCAATTTTACCCTTGATAAGGAAGGTTATCTGACAAGTATGGACGGGTCACGGGTTCTTGACTCCAGCGGCGCTGAAATACCGGCTTTGGATATAGCATCTGGTCAGCAGATTATAAGTATTGGAACTGACGGCTCAATAGGTGTTTTAAACTCCGATGGGACTACGGATACGTTGGGGGTAGTCGGCATCGCCAATATCATTAACCCGGAGAGTCTGGAAAAATGCGGTAACAACAGCTATATTCCAACAATTACTACGGGTGATTTCGCTGACTTTTCAACACCGATAAATCCGGGCGCTCCGGGTAGTGAAGGAGGCCAAGGTTTAATTCAATCAGGTTATCTGGAAATGTCAAATGTTGATTTAACCAACGAGTTTGCCAATTTAATTACCACCCAGAGGGGTTATCAGGCAGATGCCAGGGTGATCACTACTTCCGATGAAATGCTGCAAACCATTATTGATCTGAAAAGGTAA
- a CDS encoding EscN/YscN/HrcN family type III secretion system ATPase, translating to MFKSIPSVNLRYYRERIKKAQLIRACGLVKKVTGLLIETTGLTSFIGELCYIKVPNLDQPVLAEVIGFREGSSLIMPLGDLKGVYPGCPVIPTGHPLLVKIGDNIRGRVLNGLGRPLDEKPLDEDGIFWPVDNLPPNPLARRQVNEVLATGIRAIDSLLTCGKGQRLGLFSGSGVGKSTLLGMIARYSKAQVNVIALVGERGREVGDFISHDLGKEGLKRSVVVAATSDQPALVRLKAAFVAIAIAEYFREQGLDVLLLLDSVTRLAMAQREIGLTVGEPPATKGYPPSVFGLLPRLLERTGTGERGSITAFYTVLVEGDDFNEPIADTVRSILDGHIILTRELANHNHYPPIDVLQSVSRLMPDLANLRHQQMAGRLRDLLSTYKQTEDLINIGAYASGSNQKIDASIRNYEKIINYLRQGPEEFCAFKDTLALLENLQLAE from the coding sequence ATGTTTAAAAGTATTCCGTCAGTAAATTTAAGGTATTATCGCGAGCGAATTAAAAAAGCTCAATTGATTAGAGCATGCGGTTTGGTCAAAAAGGTCACCGGGCTGCTTATTGAAACTACGGGCTTAACATCCTTTATAGGTGAGTTGTGTTATATTAAGGTTCCTAATCTCGATCAGCCTGTTCTTGCCGAGGTAATCGGTTTCCGTGAAGGCAGCTCTTTAATAATGCCTCTTGGAGACCTAAAAGGTGTTTACCCGGGATGCCCTGTAATTCCGACAGGCCATCCTTTGCTTGTTAAAATTGGAGATAATATTCGCGGCCGTGTTCTTAACGGACTCGGGCGGCCGCTTGACGAAAAACCGCTTGACGAAGACGGGATTTTTTGGCCGGTGGACAACCTTCCGCCAAATCCCCTGGCCCGACGTCAGGTAAATGAGGTTTTAGCAACAGGAATAAGAGCTATTGATTCATTATTGACTTGTGGCAAAGGACAAAGGTTAGGTTTGTTTTCCGGCAGCGGTGTAGGTAAAAGTACTTTGTTAGGTATGATAGCCCGTTATTCCAAAGCACAAGTCAATGTAATTGCGCTGGTTGGCGAAAGAGGGCGAGAGGTCGGGGATTTCATCTCCCACGATTTAGGAAAGGAGGGATTAAAACGGAGTGTCGTTGTAGCTGCTACCTCGGATCAACCTGCCCTTGTCCGCCTGAAGGCCGCATTCGTGGCAATTGCTATTGCAGAGTACTTTCGTGAACAAGGTCTGGATGTGCTGCTGCTGCTGGATTCTGTCACGCGTCTGGCAATGGCGCAAAGGGAAATAGGACTAACAGTGGGTGAACCCCCTGCAACAAAAGGGTACCCACCCTCTGTATTCGGGCTTTTACCAAGGCTGTTAGAGCGAACCGGAACTGGGGAAAGAGGTTCTATCACTGCTTTTTATACCGTACTCGTGGAGGGTGATGATTTTAACGAGCCTATTGCTGATACCGTTCGCAGTATTTTAGACGGACATATAATACTGACACGCGAATTGGCAAACCATAATCATTATCCTCCTATTGATGTTTTGCAAAGTGTAAGCCGTCTGATGCCCGATTTGGCAAATTTAAGGCATCAACAAATGGCTGGTCGCTTGAGGGATCTGCTGTCAACATATAAGCAAACAGAGGACTTAATTAATATTGGCGCTTATGCGAGCGGTTCAAATCAGAAAATAGACGCTTCAATCCGTAATTATGAAAAGATAATCAATTATCTTCGCCAGGGTCCCGAAGAGTTTTGTGCTTTTAAAGATACTTTGGCTTTGTTGGAAAATTTACAACTAGCGGAGTGA